In the genome of Podospora pseudocomata strain CBS 415.72m chromosome 2 map unlocalized CBS415.72m_2.2, whole genome shotgun sequence, one region contains:
- the LEU5_1 gene encoding coenzyme A transporter (COG:J; EggNog:ENOG503NXAB), which translates to MTVIYGRSIGRALPRLGALRSVLSCSRFGDDIRYLSITAHRYANSDAKLDLPALDQKWRQRWAALKSTKTSDGAEKKYVLPMFPYPSGYLHLGHLRVYTIADVVARFHSLRGHDVLLPMGWDAFGLPAENAAIERGIDPATWTKSNIAKMKEQLDVMNGSWDWSRELATCDPSFYKHTQKIFLLLREQGLAYQDEAEVNYDPVDKTVLANEQVDANGCSWRSGAKVEKRKLKQWFLRISQFRDSLLQELEILSKDNNWPERVLTMQKNWLGKSTGATIKFPLMAFEHITHSAIEVFTSRPDTLFGVQYLALASTHPVVAQLAAKDPELQAFLDILPGLPPDSKVGYLLPHIRAVNPLAYHDETPEATKRSIPIYVAPYVLGDYGEGAVMGVPAHDVRDHSFWKTHHKDEPVRFVLAASEDESTTAMQNEPFIDHGVMTAHSGLFKGRSSQEAGEMLVRILEEAELAKPVEKWRLRDWLVSRQRYWGTPIPIIHCGSCGAVPVPEEELPVELPEVDEHWAGKKTGNPLETLEEWVNTSCPQCHGPARRDTDTMDTFVDSSWYFARFIDPHNDEVPFSREKARKMLPVDLYIGGIEHAILHLLYSRFIYKFLMGSTLVGETEGVQEPFKRLITQGMVHGKTYTDPATGKFLKPDEVDVTDPARPRVVRTGEVAGVSYEKMSKSKYNGVDPTDVINLHGADATRAHMLFQAPVSEVLDWDGDKIVGVTRWLGRVWELVQRVSTVSSSASVREFFEQEAARLGTMKEKELQQWDKAARVWREVQKTVESVTGSYEKVYALNTVVSDLMILTNVIVEEEKGVPDGVKREAVEGLVRMMAPITPAFAEECWAVLHPGETSIFKSEKGRFPVTDGTVDLLQPRKQVCAVQVNGRLKFAAEIAVPPEGLGEEQRREWVVGEVLKTEEGRKKFEGVDVGKAKKVVVVKGGKLVNFVM; encoded by the exons ATGACCGTGATCTACGGGAGGTCGATCGGCCGCGCTCTACCCAGGCTGGGCGCTCTTCGTTCCGTTCTCTCATGCTCTCGTTTTGGGGATGATATTCGATACCTCAGCATCACGGCCCATAGATACGCCAACAGCGATGCCAAACTGGACTTGCCAGCTTTGGATCAGAAATGGCGGCAGAGATGGGCAGCTTTGAAGAGCACCAAGACCAGCGACGGAGCTGAAAAGAAATATGTCCTTCCCATGTTTCCATATCCTTCGGGGTATTTACATCTGGGGCACCTCCGCGTCTACACCATTGCCGATGTTGTCGCCAGGTTTCACTCCCTTCGAGGACATGATGTCTTGCTACCAATGGGATGGGATGCCTTTGGACTTCCGGCCGAAAATGCCGCTATCGAGAGAGGCATTGACCCGGCCACCTGGACCAAGTCCAACATTGCCAAGATGAAGGAACAGCTCGACGTCATGAATGGATCCTGGGACTGGTCTCGC GAACTGGCAACCTGTGACCCAAGCTTCTACAAACACACCCAAAaaatcttcctcctcctccgcgagCAAGGCCTAGCCTACCAAGACGAAGCAGAAGTCAACTACGACCCCGTCGACAAAACTGTCCTCGCTAACGAGCAAGTCGACGCCAACGGCTGCTCCTGGCGTTCCGGCGCCAAAGTCGAAAAGCGGAAACTAAAACAATGGTTCCTCCGCATCTCCCAATTCAGagactccctcctccaagagCTCGAAATCCTCAGCAAAGACAACAACTGGCCCGAGCGAGTCCTAACCATGCAAAAGAACTGGCTAGGCAAATCCACCGGCGCAACCATCAAGTTCCCCCTCATGGCCTTTGAGCACATCACCCACTCCGCCATCGAGGTCTTCACCTCCCGCCCCGACACCCTCTTCGGAGTCCAGtacctcgccctcgcctccaccCACCCAGTCGTAGCCCAGCTAGCAGCCAAAGACCCAGAACTGCAGGCGTTTCTAGACATCCTCCCCGGTTTACCCCCCGACTCCAAAGTCGgctacctcctcccccacatcCGCGCGGTAAACCCCCTAGCCTATCACGACGAGACCCCCGAAGCGACAAAGAGGTCTATCCCCATCTACGTCGCCCCCTACGTCCTAGGTGACTACGGCGAGGGCGCCGTCATGGGCGTCCCCGCCCACGATGTCAGGGATCACTCGTTTTGGAAAACGCACCACAAAGACGAGCCAGTCCGGTTCGTCCTTGCCGCGTCGGAGGATGagtccaccaccgccatgcAAAACGAGCCTTTTATTGACCACGGCGTTATGACCGCCCACAGTGGTCTCTTCAAGGGTCGTTCCTCTCAGGAAGCAGGCGAGATGCTCGTGCGTATTCTTGAAGAGGCTGAACTGGCCAAGCCGGTGGAGAAGTGGCGGTTGAGGGATTGGTTGGTCAGTAGGCAGAGGTACTGGGGGACGCCGATCCCGATTATTCACTGCGGTTCTTGCGGTGCGGTGCCCGttccggaggaggagctacCGGTAGAGTTGCCAGAGGTGGATGAGCACTGGGCTGGAAAAAAGACGGGTAACCCGCTTGAGACGCTGGAGGAGTGGGTGAATACGTCTTGTCCTCAATGCCACGGCCCGGCGAGGAGGGATACGGACACGATGGATACGTTTGTTGATTCGAGCTGGTATTTTGCGAGGTTTATCGACCCGCACAATGATGAGGTGCCGTTTTCGAGGGAAAAGGCAAGGAAGATGCTGCCTGTTGATCTCTACATTGGCGGGATTGAGCACGCCATCTTGCACCTTTTGTACTCGAGGTTTATTTACAAGTTTCTCATGGGTTCGACGCTGGTTGGGGAGACGGAAGGGGTGCAGGAGCCGTTCAAGCGGTTGATTACACAGGGGATGGTGCACGGCAAGACGTACACTGACCCTGCCACGGGGAAATTCCTCAAGCCTGACGAGGTTGATGTCACTGATCCGGCCAGACCGAGGGTTGtgaggacgggggaggtggcgggggtgagTTATGAGAAGATGTCCAAGAGCAAGTACAATGGTGTTGATCCTACCGATGTGATCAACTTGCACGGCGCGGATGCGACAAGGGCGCACATGCTTTTCCAGGCGCCGGTTAGTGAGGTGCtggattgggatggggaCAAGATTGTAGGGGTCacgaggtggttggggagggtttgggagcTTGTTCAGCGGGTTTCGACTGTCTCATCATCGGCCTCGGTGAGGGAGTTTTTTGAGCAAGAAGCGGCTAGATTGGGGACGATGAAGGAAAAGGAACTCCAACAGTGGGATAAAGCTGCGAGGGTGTGGAGGGAGGTGCAAAAGACTGTTGAGAGTGTGACGGGGTCGTACGAAAAGGTTTACGCGCTGAACACGGTGGTGTCAGATTTGATGATTTTGACGAATGTgattgtcgaggaggagaagggtgtgcCGGatggggtgaagagggaggcggtggaggggttggtgaggatgatggcgccGATTACGCCTGCTTTTGCGGAGGAGTGCTGGGCTGTTCTTCATCCTGGTGAAACGTCGATTTTTAAGAgtgagaaggggaggtttCCGGTCACGGATGGGACAGTGGATTTGCTGCAGCCGAGGAAGCAGGTTTGTGCGGTGCAGGTGAATGGGAGGTTGAAGTTTGCGGCCGAGATTGCGGTGCCGcctgaggggttgggagaggagcagaggagggagtgggttgttggggaggtcctgaagacggaggaggggaggaagaagtttgagggtgttgatgttggaaaggcaaagaaggtggtggtggtcaagggTGGGAAGTTGGTGAACTTTGTCATGTGA
- a CDS encoding uncharacterized protein (EggNog:ENOG503P2S2; COG:J): MPRLAPSLFRQARKQISPFAPLLLPVCRTLDSTANELRWIKEHVNSTDSLVPRKLGIWQACLKREKGIPLQYILGNQPFGPLDILCKPGVLIPRPETESIITHLTTLLPFSSSPLKILDLCTGTGCIPLLVASLLPSTSQTLGVDISPLAISLSRQNLSHNISLSHLPLSASKSITFTKSDIFSPSFLSSLPFSPGELDILTSNPPYISPAGFNKNTERSVRLYEPKLALVPDVNLGKGYDCLPEDAFYARLLEIVSVLQPKRVLFEVGDVEQARRVAEMVVRGGELKNYAGTVEIWRDDPEGEEKERISLRNNREEVEVKGRGNGRGVYFWRKDC, translated from the exons ATGCCCCGACTCGCACCATCTCTATTTCGACAAGCCCGGAAGCAAATATCGCCCTTTGCTCCCCTGCTTCTGCCCGTCTGCCGAACCCTCGACTCAACCGCCAACGAACTCCGCTGGATAAAAGAGCACGTCAACTCAACCGATTCCCTCGTGCCCCGAAAGCTTGGAATATGGCAAGCCTGCCTCAAGCGGGAAAAGGGGATACCATTACAATACATCCTCGGCAACCAACCCTTCGGCCCCCTTGATATCCTCTGCAAACCAGGTGTTCTCATCCCACG ACCAGAAACCGAATCCATAATaacccacctcaccaccctcctccccttttcgtcctcccccctcaaaatcctcgACCTCTGCACAGGAACAGGCTGCATCCCCCTTTTGGtagcctccctcctcccgtccACCAGCCAAACCCTCGGAGTcgacatctcccccctcgccatctccctctcccgccaaaacctctcccacaacatctccctctcccacctccccctttccgccTCCAAAAGCATAACCTTTACCAAATCCGACAttttttctccttccttcctctcttccctccccttttcccccggAGAGTTGGACATCCTGACATCAAATCCCCCTTACATCTCCCCCGCTGGCTTCAACAAAAACACTGAACGTTCTGTCCGGTTATACGAGCCTAAACTCGCTCTTGTTCCGGATGTGAACCTAGGAAAAGGGTATGATTGCCTGCCGGAGGATGCGTTTTATGCAAGGTTGCTCGAGATTGTGAGTGTCCTCCAGCCGAAAAGAGTGCTTtttgaggtgggggatgtagagcaggcgaggagggtggcggagATGGTTGTTaggggaggggagctgaAGAATTATgcggggacggtggagatTTGGAGGGATGAtcctgagggggaggaaaaggagaggatATCGCTGAGGAATAatagggaggaggttgaggtgaaggggagggggaatgggaggggggtgtattTTTGGAGGAAGGATTGTTGA
- the AIM32 gene encoding Altered inheritance of mitochondria protein 32 (COG:S; EggNog:ENOG503NXF7), which translates to MILQRVAQVCARPITLRGFATKAKSPPSFPTTPTCPSPTCACAPTPEFPEGFEIDHKTNINGLISNYAQHVLVCTGKDDWPSRIEDDNSGDNLAADLRELVGRGGQFNDPFHNISVLNASFPSSPAPKSRPELQTTSAYLLPSFKYVPWLPRVSFDSVEALVRGYLLPEKLHPLHDGLSPIHRDRLLRKPAYQNALYGVKDVDEVVVLICGHGGRDQRCGAYGPLLRGEFEKRLPEKGIEVVTGPVEVEVDETVQALEDGEGKKDEGAKTAARIGLISHIGGHKFAGNVIIYIPPNQTTKDGVRHPLAGHGIWYGRVEPRHIEGIVEETILQGKVVEELFRGGITQDGKILRL; encoded by the exons ATGATACTGCAACGAGTAGCTCAGGTGTGCGCCAGACCAATAACCCTGAGAGGGTTTGCGACCAAAGCGaagtcaccaccatcattcCCGACAACGCCGACATGTCCCTCGCCAACATGTGCATGCGCACCCACCCCCGAGTTCCCCGAGGGATTTGAAATTGACCACAAGACAAATATCAATGGACTGATTTCCAACTACGCGCAACATGTCCTGGTTTGCACGGGCAAAGACGACTGGCCGTCCCGCATTGAGGACGACAACAGTGGTGATAACCTCGCTGCTGACCTGCGTGAGTTAGTTGGACGTGGGGGTCAGTTCAATGAT CCGTTCCATAACATCTCAGTCCTCAACGCTTCATTCCCCTCATCGCCTGCTCCCAAATCACGGCCTGAGTTGCAGACCACATCAGCTTACCTCCTCCCTTCATTCAAGTATGTCCCTTGGCTACCGCGAGTCTCATTTGACAGCGTTGAGGCACTGGTGAGGGGCTATCTCCTCCCTGAAAAGCTGCACCCATTGCATGACGGGCTGTCACCCATTCACCGAGACCGTCTACTTCGCAAACCCGCCTATCAAAACGCTCTGTACGGTGTCAAGGACGTcgatgaggttgtggtgCTCATCTGTGGACATGGAGGGCGGGACCAGAGGTGTGGTGCTTATGGGCCACTGCTGAGGGGCGAGTTTGAGAAACGACTGCCTGAGAAGGGCATCGAGGTGGTTACAgggccggtggaggtggaggtggacgAGACAGTTCAGGCCCTGGAAgacggggaagggaagaaggaCGAAGGAGCCAAGACGGCGGCCAGAATTGGCTTGATCAGTCATATTGGTGGACATAAGTTTGCGGGCAATGTCATCATTTATATACCTCCAAACCAGACAACCAAGGATGGGGTGCGGCATCCGTTGGCTGGTCATGGGATCTGGTATGGGAGGGTTGAGCCGAGACATATTGAGGGCATCGTGGAGGAGACAATATTGCAGGGAAAGGTGGTAGAAGAGCTCTTTAGGGGAGGTATCACTCAGGATGGAAAGATTCTGCGACTTTGA
- the CYC2 gene encoding mitochondrial peripheral inner membrane protein (COG:C; COG:H; EggNog:ENOG503P3IW) → MSGRLVSSGIRLPKHVAGDGRLDLMKISLSSHAQRQTLQRIYTQRPQHRQFHVSLSQAAKSRFDSPKSEKDESRFAAAKSKKNAPKSTAELNAAQDQGEPRVTRKEVKRERTKILLEQREQKIRELEAQEKERPEQEKQEDERVEQERQELKRLVKEQLGLETENPAKEEKSRSEQSSNVVRNIFFSGVASAGALVLWEMWRFAYSTEPLNDQKFSPFEIVDRQQVSPTAFIVTVKPVVSRLGGFVSQWKLAWLETLQHKLAWEGTWAVEIKQPELQVARDYTPLPELDVLSATNEYNIHNRIELFQLLKGLFSPQQSIPTFKFLIRRTEGGEVSSWLSRRKVGDTIELRGPHQSFNVVARAGYKEAEEPKRVVFLAGGTGIAPALQAAGSLFREHGQTLKKMPQVDIIWANRSKEDIKTDNPVIELLEKLKEMSRGKINYVCVVDEEGRFITANDIVAKTQITPPRKSWFWNSSKAESTPSKDDVNCYYHSSKHLITSAGEDYEKVDGENPRRQCTCPVGRPSFKNLLMVSGPEGFNNHFAGPKYWADGKERQGPVGGVIGELAKKYPSLASDWLVLKL, encoded by the coding sequence ATGTCGGGAAGACTCGTCTCATCGGGCATACGCCTGCCAAAACACGttgctggagatgggagactcGACCTTATGAAGATCTCGCTCTCATCACATGCTCAGCGACAGACATTACAAAGAATATACACGCAAAGGCCCCAGCATCGCCAATTTCATGTCTCACTTTCTCAGGCAGCAAAATCTAGATTTGACTCCCCCAAGTCGGAGAAAGATGAATCCAGATtcgccgctgccaagtcgaAGAAAAATGCTCCAAAATCAACAGCAGAGCTAAACGCAGCCCAAGACCAGGGGGAGCCACGCGTCACCAGGAAGGAGGTGAAGCGAGAGCGAACGAAAATACTCCTAGAACAACGGGAACAAAAAATCCGAGAGCTAGAAGcacaagagaaagaaagaccAGAACAGGAAAAACAAGAGGATGAGAGAGTGGAACAGGAGAGGCAAGAGCTCAAACGACTGGTCAAGGAACAACTAGGCCTAGAAACAGAAAATCCAGcaaaagaggagaagagccGGTCAGAGCAGAGTTCGAATGTCGTCCGCAACATTTTCTTTTCCGGAGTTGCCTCGGCCGGTGCCCTCGTCTTATGGGAGATGTGGAGGTTTGCTTACAGCACCGAGCCACTCAACGACCAGAAGTTTTCACCATTTGAGATTGTTGACCGGCAACAAGTGTCCCCTACGGCCTTTATCGTCACCGTCAAGCCGGTTGTATCACGCCTGGGCGGTTTCGTCAGCCAGTGGAAGCTGGCATGGCTCGAGACGCTCCAGCACAAACTTGCGTGGGAGGGTACCTGGGCTGTTGAGATCAAACAGCCCGAACTCCAAGTCGCGCGAGATTACACCCCCTTGCCGGAGCTGGATGTGCTTAGTGCTACAAACGAGTACAACATTCACAACCGTATCGAACTCTTCCAGCTGCTCAAGGGTCTCTTCTCCCCACAACAATCCATCCCCACGTTCAAGTTCCTGATCAGGAGAACAGAAGGCGGGGAGGTGAGCAGCTGGCTAAGCCGCAGAAAAGTGGGGGACACCATTGAACTACGCGGACCACACCAGAGCTTCAATGTCGTCGCCCGGGCGGGGTACAAGGAAGCGGAAGAGCCCAAAAGGGTCGTGTTTCTCGCCGGCGGAACAGGCATAGCACCAGCCCTCCAAGCAGCCGGGAGCCTCTTCCGGGAACACGGACAAACCTTGAAGAAAATGCCCCAAGTCGACATTATATGGGCCAACCGGTCAAAAGAGGACATCAAGACCGACAACCCTGTcattgagcttctcgagaaaCTGAAGGAAATGTCTCGGGGGAAGATCAACTATGTTTGCgttgtggatgaggaggggagattCATCACCGCGAATGATATCGTCGCCAAGACGCAAATAACACCGCCGCGAAAGTCATGGTTTTGGAATTCTTCAAAGGCCGAATCAACCCCGTCAAAAGACGATGTCAACTGCTACTACCACTCCTCAAAACACCTGATCACTTCTGCGGGTGAGGACTATGAgaaggttgatggggagaaCCCACGACGGCAGTGCACCTGCCCAGTTGGAAGGCCGAGCTTTAAGAATCTGCTTATGGTGTCTGGGCCCGAGGGTTTCAACA